In one window of Brenneria goodwinii DNA:
- a CDS encoding DHA2 family efflux MFS transporter permease subunit, whose protein sequence is MSQSQSWRPAGNPWLVAITVTLAVFMEILDTTIVNVALPHVAGSLSSSYDESTWVLTSYLVANGIVLPISAFLSRVFGRKQFFLICIVMFTVCSFLCGIATELWQIILFRVMQGFFGGGLQPVQQSVLLDYFKPEDRGKAFGLSAIAVIVAPVLGPTLGGWITDNYSWRWVFFINIPVGIFSVLAIYQLLEDPPWERKMAKGKLSIDYIGIGLLTLGLGCLQVMLDRGEDDDWFHSNFIITFAVLTAIGLVGAVYWLLYAKKPVVDLYCLKDRNFAASSVLMAGMAMILYASAVVIPQLAQQDLGYTATWSGMILSPGAVLVVLTIPIALKLMPLVQTRWMIASAFATLAASFVYSSQLAPNIDFTTLVLMRSAQTIGLGFLFVPLTTIAFVTIPRRLNADASALFTMCRNVAGSIGISLSTAMLTERQQVHSANMVHNMSALNEPFNQTIERWAQAIRDFSTMAGDPVTLATGQMYKEMIVQARMLAYIDVFKGLSIIALLLIPFCLLLAPIKSKGSAGAH, encoded by the coding sequence ATGAGCCAGAGCCAGAGCTGGCGGCCGGCCGGCAACCCCTGGCTGGTGGCCATTACGGTTACGCTTGCGGTGTTCATGGAAATCCTGGACACCACCATCGTTAACGTCGCCCTGCCGCACGTCGCCGGTTCCCTCTCCTCCAGCTATGACGAATCCACCTGGGTGCTGACCTCTTATCTGGTCGCCAACGGCATTGTGCTGCCCATTTCGGCATTTCTGAGCCGGGTGTTCGGCCGCAAGCAATTCTTTCTAATCTGTATTGTGATGTTCACCGTCTGCTCCTTTCTTTGCGGCATCGCCACGGAGCTGTGGCAGATCATTCTGTTCCGGGTGATGCAGGGCTTTTTCGGCGGCGGTCTGCAGCCGGTGCAACAGTCGGTGCTGCTGGATTATTTTAAACCGGAAGATCGCGGCAAGGCATTCGGCCTCTCGGCGATCGCGGTGATCGTCGCCCCGGTGCTCGGCCCGACGTTGGGCGGCTGGATCACCGATAACTATAGCTGGCGCTGGGTGTTCTTCATCAATATCCCGGTCGGCATTTTCAGCGTGCTGGCCATCTACCAGTTGCTTGAAGATCCGCCGTGGGAACGCAAGATGGCGAAGGGTAAGTTAAGCATCGACTATATCGGTATCGGCTTGCTGACTCTCGGACTGGGCTGTCTGCAGGTGATGCTCGATCGCGGTGAAGATGACGACTGGTTCCATTCCAACTTTATTATCACCTTCGCCGTACTGACGGCCATTGGTCTGGTCGGGGCGGTCTATTGGCTGCTGTACGCCAAAAAACCGGTGGTGGATCTTTACTGCCTGAAAGACCGCAACTTTGCGGCGTCCAGCGTGCTGATGGCGGGCATGGCGATGATCCTGTACGCCAGCGCGGTGGTGATCCCGCAGTTGGCGCAGCAGGATTTAGGCTACACCGCCACCTGGTCGGGGATGATCCTTTCACCGGGCGCCGTACTGGTGGTATTGACGATCCCGATCGCGTTAAAACTCATGCCGCTGGTGCAGACGCGCTGGATGATCGCCAGCGCCTTCGCCACGCTGGCCGCCTCTTTCGTCTATTCGTCCCAGTTGGCACCGAATATCGATTTCACCACGCTGGTATTGATGCGCAGCGCGCAAACCATCGGGCTCGGCTTCCTGTTTGTGCCGCTGACCACCATCGCGTTCGTCACCATTCCGCGACGGCTGAATGCAGATGCCTCGGCCCTGTTCACCATGTGCCGCAACGTGGCGGGATCGATCGGCATTTCGCTGTCCACGGCGATGCTTACCGAACGACAGCAGGTGCACAGCGCCAATATGGTGCATAACATGTCCGCGCTGAACGAACCGTTCAACCAGACGATTGAACGCTGGGCGCAAGCGATCAGGGACTTTTCCACAATGGCGGGCGACCCCGTCACCCTCGCCACCGGCCAAATGTATAAAGAGATGATCGTTCAGGCGCGCATGCTTGCCTACATCGACGTTTTCAAGGGTCTGAGTATTATCGCCCTGCTTCTTATTCCTTTTTGTTTACTGCTTGCGCCGATCAAGAGCAAGGGCAGTGCAGGAGCACACTGA
- a CDS encoding HlyD family secretion protein, with protein MRTMANQSISPSEDDLRHQDGNQQQNNPDNEPSERRSPGKKPLIILAIVVVIMLIAALWFWLTTRNIETTDDAFTESDAVTIAPKTSGYVTQLLVKDNQRVKQGDLLMVIDPRDNTAQRDQAQAQLGLAIAQLHQSQAALDLAKVQYPAQKDQALAQLAKAQANFLNAQEDDKRQRGVDPRATSQRNIDAASAQLRSARAELENAKAQVEIASQIALQIRQQETAVEACQQQVQQAQAQLNTANLNLDYTEVRAPYDGFITRRNVQVGSLVQAGSSLFSLVSPAVWINANFKESQLQRMRPGDKVDISVDAWPEMKLQGHVDSIQMGSGSRFSAFPAENATGNYVKIVQRVPVKIVIDKGLDVDKPLPLGLSVEPRVTVE; from the coding sequence ATGAGAACTATGGCTAATCAATCGATTTCACCGTCAGAGGATGACCTGCGTCATCAAGATGGCAACCAGCAGCAAAATAATCCAGACAACGAACCATCCGAACGCCGAAGTCCTGGCAAAAAACCCCTGATTATCCTCGCGATAGTGGTGGTGATTATGCTGATCGCGGCGCTATGGTTCTGGCTGACCACGCGCAACATTGAAACCACCGACGACGCCTTTACCGAATCCGATGCGGTTACCATCGCGCCAAAAACATCGGGCTACGTCACCCAACTGTTGGTGAAAGATAACCAGCGCGTGAAACAGGGCGATCTGTTAATGGTGATCGACCCGCGCGACAACACCGCCCAGCGCGATCAGGCCCAGGCCCAGTTGGGGCTGGCTATCGCGCAGCTACATCAGTCGCAGGCGGCGCTGGATCTTGCCAAGGTTCAGTATCCGGCGCAAAAAGATCAGGCGCTGGCTCAGTTGGCGAAAGCGCAGGCCAATTTTCTCAACGCGCAGGAGGACGACAAACGGCAGCGGGGGGTGGATCCACGCGCCACATCGCAACGCAATATCGATGCGGCCAGCGCGCAGTTAAGAAGCGCGCGGGCCGAACTGGAAAACGCCAAAGCGCAGGTGGAGATCGCCTCGCAGATCGCGTTGCAAATCCGCCAGCAGGAAACCGCCGTTGAAGCGTGTCAACAGCAGGTGCAACAGGCGCAAGCGCAGCTTAATACCGCGAATCTCAACCTCGACTACACCGAAGTGCGCGCTCCTTACGACGGCTTTATCACCCGGCGTAACGTGCAGGTCGGCAGCCTGGTGCAGGCGGGCAGTTCGCTGTTCTCGCTGGTTTCGCCGGCGGTATGGATCAACGCGAACTTTAAAGAGTCGCAATTGCAACGGATGCGGCCGGGCGACAAAGTTGACATCTCCGTTGATGCCTGGCCGGAGATGAAATTACAGGGCCACGTGGACAGTATTCAGATGGGGTCTGGCTCGCGTTTTTCCGCCTTCCCAGCCGAAAACGCCACCGGTAACTATGTGAAAATCGTGCAGCGCGTGCCGGTGAAAATTGTCATCGATAAGGGACTGGACGTGGATAAACCGCTGCCGTTGGGCCTGTCGGTTGAGCCCAGGGTGACGGTGGAATGA
- a CDS encoding efflux transporter outer membrane subunit, with amino-acid sequence MLMAALLTLSACSVGPDYQAPTPATPGKFNDIASDGASKPLAAATDPNWWKSFNDPQLDSLIERAIAGNLTLQQAVLRIAGSRQQLNQARGAWLPSVDGGASAKRQQLGLKGLLESHHVYNQVDQSAPELHSALDSLTQPVGLYQGSFDAVWELDLWGKVRRQVEMADAQQQQSIESRNDALVSLEAEAARTYLQLRGAQSTSQTLEAQIAIAQQTLDLTQSRQRNGLAPQMDVENARAQLGSLRAQLPQYQAQIRQAMNGLAVLVGRVPGALDGELAADKSLPSLPKAVPVGVPSMLARRRPDVREAEAQLHAATANIGVSIAQLFPDLSLTGQFGVRNTDASYLDNWSSHFYSFGPSVSIPIFQGGRLVSGVKLARAEQASAALGYRQTVLTALQDVENALVSYRTDQQQVEELDRTVAALQNAFELATDGYRKGLSSFIDALDAQRQLSQAKQQAMLARVQCSLDLVALYKALGGGWEPYQQVQLPDYPVFGPAVS; translated from the coding sequence ATGTTGATGGCGGCCTTACTAACGCTGTCGGCCTGTTCGGTCGGGCCCGATTATCAAGCGCCAACGCCCGCCACGCCAGGCAAGTTCAATGACATCGCATCGGACGGCGCGTCAAAACCGCTGGCGGCGGCCACCGACCCCAACTGGTGGAAATCGTTTAACGATCCGCAACTCGACAGCCTGATCGAGCGGGCCATCGCCGGCAACCTGACCCTGCAACAGGCGGTGCTGCGTATTGCCGGTTCGCGTCAGCAGCTCAATCAGGCGCGCGGCGCCTGGCTGCCGTCGGTCGACGGCGGCGCGTCGGCAAAGCGTCAGCAGTTGGGTCTTAAGGGGCTGCTGGAGTCGCACCATGTCTACAACCAGGTGGATCAATCCGCCCCAGAGCTGCACTCGGCCCTCGATAGTCTGACCCAGCCGGTCGGGCTGTATCAGGGCAGCTTCGACGCCGTCTGGGAGCTGGATTTGTGGGGTAAAGTCCGGCGTCAGGTTGAAATGGCGGACGCCCAACAGCAGCAATCGATTGAAAGCCGTAATGACGCGCTGGTCTCATTAGAGGCGGAAGCCGCCAGAACCTATCTGCAGTTGCGCGGCGCGCAATCCACCAGCCAGACGCTTGAAGCCCAGATTGCGATCGCGCAACAAACGCTGGATCTGACCCAAAGCCGGCAACGCAACGGTCTGGCGCCGCAGATGGACGTGGAAAATGCCCGCGCCCAACTCGGTTCGCTACGCGCGCAGCTGCCGCAGTATCAGGCGCAGATACGCCAGGCGATGAACGGCCTGGCGGTGCTGGTCGGCCGGGTTCCCGGCGCGCTTGACGGCGAACTGGCGGCGGATAAATCCCTGCCGTCGCTGCCCAAAGCCGTGCCGGTAGGCGTGCCTTCGATGCTGGCCAGACGCAGGCCGGACGTGCGTGAAGCGGAAGCACAACTGCATGCCGCGACCGCCAATATCGGCGTGTCCATCGCGCAGCTGTTCCCTGATCTGTCGCTCACCGGTCAGTTCGGCGTGCGTAATACCGACGCCAGCTATCTGGATAACTGGAGCAGCCATTTCTATAGCTTCGGCCCTTCCGTTTCGATCCCGATATTTCAGGGCGGCCGGTTAGTCTCCGGCGTCAAGCTGGCGCGGGCGGAGCAGGCCAGCGCGGCGCTGGGCTATCGCCAGACGGTGTTGACCGCGTTGCAAGATGTGGAAAACGCGCTAGTCAGCTACCGCACCGATCAGCAACAGGTGGAAGAGCTCGATCGCACCGTCGCCGCGTTGCAAAACGCATTCGAACTGGCCACCGACGGCTACCGCAAGGGACTGTCGTCGTTTATCGACGCGCTGGACGCGCAGCGCCAACTCTCGCAGGCGAAACAGCAGGCTATGCTGGCGCGCGTACAGTGCAGCCTGGATCTGGTCGCCTTGTATAAGGCGCTGGGCGGCGGCTGGGAACCCTATCAGCAGGTTCAGTTGCCCGACTATCCGGTGTTCGGTCCGGCCGTCAGCTAG